The following are encoded in a window of Bdellovibrio svalbardensis genomic DNA:
- a CDS encoding ABC transporter permease codes for MESLSWKLAFRNLLRNKRRSLATGIAILTGYVGLVLLGAYLVRAQNGLRASSVYLNHKGHIAIVKNDSLTSYFSKPKKYVMNAEEVTSLENVLKGKADEIEFTGKYLTGTGLISNGHKSVPFLALGFEPAVYQKTNLHPEPLKWASDWVLRKEGDKFDDFVKNPLQISITHRMAELLGLPQDLSNLPEATRTVQLAGKSFYNDLNAVNADLGSVHTTGLSLSEDTSLRAPLALLQQLYATDGIEYLAVYLKNVGDTASFKKWLQKEVKAQGLSLEVYAYNDDAWNSYFVGSMGFLYVMITFFIFLICGAIILSIVNSTTMGLLERLKEIGTLRAIGFSPGKVSSLFVQEVFLLGSISVVSGLIISLIIASAVNSANIQFSPPGTQGSIQFLLILNVSLCLGAALFLITLTTGSAAIVSYIKNKSKIVELLADTGA; via the coding sequence ATGGAATCATTAAGCTGGAAACTGGCCTTCCGGAATCTTTTGCGCAACAAGCGTCGCAGTCTTGCGACGGGCATTGCTATTTTGACTGGATATGTTGGTTTGGTTCTTCTGGGCGCTTACTTGGTCCGCGCGCAAAATGGTTTGCGAGCCTCCAGTGTTTATTTAAATCACAAAGGTCATATCGCCATTGTGAAGAATGACTCGTTAACGTCTTATTTTTCTAAGCCGAAAAAGTATGTGATGAATGCCGAAGAAGTCACTTCTTTGGAGAACGTCCTCAAAGGCAAAGCGGATGAGATCGAGTTTACGGGTAAGTATCTGACCGGTACGGGACTTATTTCGAATGGGCATAAATCGGTGCCATTTTTAGCTTTGGGATTTGAACCTGCAGTCTATCAGAAAACCAATCTTCACCCGGAACCTTTGAAGTGGGCCAGTGACTGGGTTTTGCGCAAAGAGGGCGACAAGTTTGATGATTTCGTAAAGAACCCTCTGCAAATATCGATCACTCACCGCATGGCGGAATTGTTGGGATTGCCCCAGGATCTGTCGAATTTGCCGGAAGCCACTCGCACAGTGCAACTGGCCGGGAAAAGTTTTTACAACGATTTGAATGCGGTGAATGCGGATCTGGGCTCCGTGCATACGACGGGCTTGTCTTTATCTGAAGATACTAGTTTGCGGGCTCCCTTGGCGCTGTTGCAGCAGCTATATGCAACGGATGGCATTGAGTATCTTGCGGTCTATTTGAAAAATGTCGGGGATACGGCATCGTTTAAGAAGTGGTTGCAAAAGGAAGTGAAAGCCCAAGGTCTTTCTTTGGAAGTCTATGCTTACAATGACGACGCCTGGAATTCCTACTTCGTGGGATCGATGGGATTTCTGTACGTGATGATCACCTTCTTTATTTTCCTGATCTGTGGGGCGATTATTTTGTCGATTGTGAACTCAACCACGATGGGGCTTTTGGAGCGTCTTAAAGAGATCGGAACTTTAAGAGCGATTGGGTTTTCACCGGGTAAAGTTTCAAGTCTGTTTGTTCAGGAAGTCTTCTTGTTGGGCTCCATCAGTGTGGTGTCGGGCTTGATCATTTCATTGATCATCGCTTCAGCGGTGAATTCTGCCAACATTCAGTTCAGTCCTCCGGGAACTCAAGGATCGATTCAGTTTCTATTAATTTTAAATGTCAGTCTTTGCTTGGGGGCGGCACTTTTCCTGATCACTCTCACCACGGGCAGCGCTGCCATTGTAAGCTATATTAAAAACAAATCTAAAATTGTCGAACTACTAGCAGATACGGGAGCTTAA
- a CDS encoding HesA/MoeB/ThiF family protein: MFSYDEFVTRNLGFITEEEQAKLRQSTIFIPGVGGMGGAALACLARCGVGKFIIADIDTFEVSNFNRQIFSNLDTVGESKAEVSRQALLKINPELQLEVLGGEWPDRLSEILPKVDLVINGCDDVRATLLLMRAGRDHGKTVIDAFASTLPNVYVVRPSDPRPEEFLRFPSVGLRPEGLTDAMVKECSGLEMEYVLTHSSTSENVVLKYAAEMITGKRKRISLAPMVWGTGIMMSYEALKILLNKKTSASHKGIFWNPWKMRVEKPLRFPLSVIKRSFVRKFLQSLAG, translated from the coding sequence ATGTTTAGCTACGACGAATTTGTCACCCGCAATTTGGGTTTCATCACAGAAGAAGAACAAGCGAAGCTTCGCCAAAGCACCATTTTCATTCCTGGGGTGGGTGGAATGGGCGGCGCTGCCTTGGCCTGCCTTGCCCGTTGTGGCGTGGGCAAATTTATTATTGCCGATATTGACACATTCGAGGTCAGTAATTTCAATCGTCAGATTTTTTCAAACCTGGATACTGTGGGTGAATCCAAAGCGGAAGTTTCCAGACAGGCTCTTTTGAAAATCAATCCAGAACTGCAATTGGAAGTATTGGGCGGCGAATGGCCCGACCGACTTTCTGAGATCCTTCCCAAAGTGGATTTGGTTATCAATGGCTGTGATGATGTCAGAGCAACTTTGCTGTTGATGCGTGCCGGTCGCGATCATGGAAAGACTGTGATCGATGCTTTTGCTTCGACCTTGCCGAATGTCTATGTGGTGAGGCCTTCTGATCCGCGTCCTGAGGAGTTTTTGAGATTTCCATCCGTAGGACTTCGTCCTGAAGGTTTGACCGATGCGATGGTGAAAGAATGCTCGGGCTTAGAGATGGAATATGTTCTGACTCACTCTTCGACCTCTGAAAATGTGGTTCTTAAGTACGCGGCAGAGATGATCACTGGAAAAAGAAAACGTATTTCCCTGGCGCCGATGGTGTGGGGAACTGGAATTATGATGAGCTATGAAGCTCTTAAGATTTTGCTCAACAAGAAAACCTCCGCAAGTCACAAAGGAATCTTCTGGAATCCATGGAAGATGCGTGTGGAGAAGCCTTTGAGGTTCCCACTTTCTGTGATCAAGCGAAGCTTCGTTCGCAAATTCCTGCAAAGTCTGGCGGGCTAG
- a CDS encoding M48 family metalloprotease, with the protein MSFKKHFLAKVLCAFLLGSQAQASALQYAMPDFYLGKAVRGILKVASEVGYHQYDVLDAPTQYAKAQSALDNIYRYPAFKYTYNKATILIIRGVEGEPNGFSFGSYMFLTKSIVDLLTTEQLTAVIAHELAHSEKAHNLQKTPLPLEATAYQMKTIYDAVKEGRWPKGKELVTSIQEIIQTSGLALEIQADCIAAQQLEHMKSQGLSNRATDLISASNAVAGVDLTKDNSEDPAAVRVRILMSQGYLQGSCDIF; encoded by the coding sequence ATGTCGTTCAAGAAGCATTTTCTCGCGAAAGTTCTTTGTGCCTTTCTGTTAGGTTCTCAAGCTCAAGCTTCTGCTTTGCAATATGCAATGCCCGATTTTTACCTTGGAAAAGCTGTTCGAGGTATTTTGAAGGTGGCTAGCGAAGTAGGATACCACCAATATGATGTTCTCGATGCACCCACTCAATACGCTAAAGCCCAAAGTGCTTTGGATAATATTTATCGCTATCCAGCTTTCAAATATACTTACAACAAAGCGACGATTCTTATCATCAGAGGCGTGGAGGGAGAACCAAACGGTTTCTCTTTTGGTTCTTATATGTTTCTTACCAAGAGTATTGTGGATTTGTTAACGACCGAACAGTTAACGGCGGTTATCGCACATGAACTTGCTCACTCTGAAAAGGCTCATAACCTTCAAAAAACACCTTTGCCATTGGAAGCCACTGCCTATCAAATGAAGACGATCTATGATGCGGTAAAAGAGGGGCGTTGGCCTAAAGGAAAAGAACTGGTGACCTCAATCCAGGAGATCATTCAAACCAGCGGTCTTGCGTTGGAGATTCAGGCTGATTGTATTGCGGCTCAACAGTTGGAGCATATGAAAAGCCAGGGTCTTTCCAACCGAGCCACTGATCTTATTTCCGCAAGCAATGCGGTGGCCGGCGTGGATCTCACGAAGGACAACTCCGAAGACCCGGCTGCGGTTCGAGTGCGCATTCTGATGAGCCAAGGTTATCTGCAGGGTTCTTGCGATATCTTCTAA
- a CDS encoding coiled-coil domain-containing protein, which yields MMTTSVPEHEKLFDEICNKLNELSTNQSEEEVVPPQPKYEQMQVQMKKFHSDLKGSQEELREKIKTLENVSYGPATMDAQMQLLADQLSAERGNNAKLSADLAKSLELSLQLQLEIQGLKARAMQMQSEEKKYSQALFDKTRILQRDLDLNQALKEETAMELAKAKSAFAREQALWEEKQEQFENEIQSLKTSKHELEQTVEEMKETILQRDEKIESLNQEIEKISTAFSEVESSAAQQNDVLKNLMEVAEGKIIEMKMALDKKTLEAQDYYSHLQQALTQSGISKQENTALKEYVAKLNYYHQQAQQAQMAVAQMAQAAAQQVVQTQTSQG from the coding sequence ATGATGACAACGTCAGTTCCCGAGCACGAAAAACTTTTTGATGAAATCTGCAACAAACTTAACGAGCTGAGCACGAATCAGTCCGAGGAAGAAGTTGTTCCTCCTCAACCGAAATACGAGCAAATGCAAGTTCAGATGAAGAAATTTCATTCAGACTTGAAGGGCTCACAAGAAGAGCTGCGCGAGAAAATTAAAACTCTCGAAAACGTTTCTTACGGACCTGCAACGATGGATGCTCAGATGCAGCTGCTTGCGGACCAACTGAGTGCTGAACGCGGCAACAACGCAAAACTCAGTGCGGATCTGGCAAAATCTTTGGAACTCAGTTTGCAACTGCAACTTGAAATTCAAGGTTTGAAAGCACGCGCGATGCAAATGCAAAGCGAAGAAAAGAAGTACAGCCAAGCCCTCTTCGACAAAACAAGAATTCTACAAAGAGACCTCGATCTTAATCAGGCTTTGAAAGAAGAGACCGCGATGGAACTTGCGAAAGCCAAATCTGCTTTCGCTCGCGAACAGGCTTTGTGGGAAGAAAAACAGGAACAATTCGAAAACGAAATTCAAAGTTTGAAAACTTCGAAGCACGAATTGGAACAGACTGTTGAAGAGATGAAAGAAACAATCCTTCAAAGAGACGAAAAAATCGAATCTTTGAATCAAGAGATTGAGAAAATCTCCACGGCCTTCAGCGAGGTCGAGTCTTCAGCGGCCCAGCAAAACGACGTTCTGAAAAACTTGATGGAAGTCGCTGAAGGAAAAATTATCGAGATGAAAATGGCCCTCGATAAGAAGACTTTGGAAGCTCAGGACTACTACAGTCATTTACAGCAGGCTCTCACTCAATCCGGTATCTCAAAACAAGAGAACACCGCTTTGAAAGAATATGTTGCGAAATTGAACTACTACCATCAGCAAGCTCAACAGGCGCAGATGGCTGTGGCGCAAATGGCTCAAGCCGCCGCACAACAAGTCGTACAGACCCAGACCTCGCAAGGTTAA
- a CDS encoding c-type cytochrome, with product MTGLKLSKVLTVLSICAVFTGCIETPWDSLELNRYREKNGEQKNMGQVRFIYDSLNSLSLAGLMSTNILPLKVYGTALLLADEQTSREKLDGSYLPKVMQKYGFIRAEKIVNWRSDLAVEPQLDGSKTLGFVRQNIEANILGKRLGLEVANITCAACHGGVTYDAQGMPTRNVWLGAPNSSLNFDGFLGKIYQGLIIALKDEAKFLKKMKEAYPQMDDLEYKTISKDLMPIIRKEIGKMAAASGKVLPFPNGGAGITNGVSAFKRDANLLSKEQKYNFNPHEAGFVSIPDISYRGFRSSLTYDGAYGIKGTERFRTVEKEQAYNPGYGAKLAELASFFTFSAMGNTMGNAEKAIPRVKEIFSVLQQNRAPKYPAMIDEDKALRGSQVFAESCSKCHGTYSAGINNPELLSFPNKFMPSDVIGTDPLRWQKVDKSISDYSQKTALGKHVDAGHSMGGYVAPILSGLWYTAPYLHNGSVPTLWQLMNPELRPSKFQLGGHALDMQDLGIRGEINEDGKYVYPQDYTPWSLPTDYDTSEPGRSNKGHEKQFSRLTQEQKRDLIEYLKLL from the coding sequence ATGACTGGTCTAAAACTATCAAAGGTTTTGACGGTGCTGTCAATTTGCGCGGTTTTCACAGGTTGCATAGAAACCCCTTGGGATTCGTTGGAACTCAATCGATATCGTGAGAAAAACGGCGAACAAAAGAATATGGGCCAAGTTCGCTTTATCTACGACAGCCTCAACTCCCTGTCTTTGGCGGGATTGATGAGTACGAACATTCTTCCTTTGAAGGTCTATGGCACGGCGCTGTTGTTGGCCGATGAGCAGACCTCCCGAGAGAAATTGGATGGCAGCTATCTTCCGAAGGTTATGCAAAAGTATGGATTCATTCGCGCCGAAAAAATCGTCAACTGGCGTTCGGATCTGGCGGTTGAGCCGCAGTTGGATGGCAGCAAAACCTTGGGCTTTGTTCGTCAGAATATCGAAGCAAATATCCTGGGAAAAAGATTAGGCCTTGAAGTGGCCAATATCACCTGTGCGGCCTGCCATGGTGGCGTGACTTATGATGCTCAGGGGATGCCGACTCGCAATGTCTGGTTGGGCGCGCCGAACAGTTCTTTGAATTTCGATGGTTTCTTGGGAAAGATCTATCAAGGTCTGATCATTGCTTTGAAGGATGAAGCGAAGTTTCTCAAGAAGATGAAAGAAGCTTATCCGCAGATGGATGATCTTGAGTACAAGACAATTTCTAAAGACTTGATGCCGATCATTCGCAAAGAGATCGGTAAGATGGCTGCGGCCTCTGGAAAAGTCTTGCCGTTCCCGAATGGAGGAGCGGGTATCACCAATGGCGTGAGCGCATTTAAGCGTGATGCGAACCTCTTAAGTAAAGAGCAGAAGTACAACTTCAATCCTCATGAAGCGGGCTTTGTTTCGATTCCTGATATTTCCTATCGCGGCTTCCGTTCTTCACTCACCTACGATGGAGCTTACGGCATTAAAGGGACGGAGCGTTTCCGCACCGTTGAAAAAGAACAAGCTTACAATCCTGGCTACGGAGCAAAGTTGGCAGAGTTGGCAAGCTTCTTCACCTTCTCTGCGATGGGTAACACCATGGGCAATGCTGAAAAGGCGATTCCTCGCGTGAAGGAAATTTTCTCAGTACTTCAGCAAAATCGAGCGCCGAAATATCCTGCGATGATTGATGAAGACAAGGCATTGCGTGGTTCGCAGGTCTTTGCAGAAAGCTGTTCAAAATGTCACGGAACTTACAGTGCAGGAATTAACAATCCTGAGCTGTTGAGTTTTCCAAATAAATTCATGCCTTCAGATGTGATCGGTACGGATCCTCTTCGTTGGCAAAAAGTGGATAAGAGCATTTCTGATTACAGTCAGAAGACGGCCCTTGGCAAACATGTTGATGCCGGACACTCTATGGGCGGCTATGTGGCGCCGATTCTTTCGGGCTTGTGGTACACAGCTCCGTATCTTCATAACGGTTCTGTTCCAACTTTGTGGCAGTTGATGAACCCGGAACTTAGACCTTCCAAGTTCCAACTCGGTGGTCATGCCCTGGACATGCAGGATTTGGGAATTCGCGGTGAGATCAATGAGGATGGGAAATATGTTTACCCGCAAGATTATACACCGTGGAGTTTGCCAACGGATTATGACACTTCAGAGCCAGGCAGATCCAATAAAGGTCATGAGAAACAGTTCTCGCGCCTCACTCAAGAGCAGAAGCGCGATCTGATCGAATATCTTAAGTTGTTGTAG
- a CDS encoding O-antigen ligase family protein, whose translation MIRARDGRILFLIKALVALAFLAKVSFGALLPIPREVPYLIFQQGMHPYVNVLFSVLLGGPLILLWMKVRDRQHLSGFYKLFVFVLMLTLMVQTLLQIHYVNSDESPMIQVGAVLVSLFMVVVYGLVIPSLWPVEEFLRFVQRWAGALVIISLLLLPVAGGVVFKGGRFIGVFKHIPHMVTCATVAYIFSLGTILTDWKLKHKIWDVVVLVASFLAIILTGTRSSAGAAVIAFVLTMILHQTQTNKGRIFKFATICFIVTFTTFFGMQTYDFAHGIATGENSLGSRQAQDGIASRMEEVQRGTEIFLEHPWLGHGLMSKFAAGNEVDVSNYNAMKDPHNIFVSAGVVGGWPLLILAGVALIFMLLGSLKALKSFDIAKRAIAIYLLSHIPILVIYHIHLSIGGMADRMYWLVFGILAASVTIPRPAQY comes from the coding sequence ATGATAAGAGCCCGCGACGGACGCATTTTATTTTTAATAAAAGCCCTCGTGGCCTTGGCATTTCTCGCCAAGGTTTCCTTTGGCGCGTTGTTGCCTATTCCTCGTGAAGTTCCTTATTTGATTTTTCAGCAAGGCATGCATCCCTATGTGAATGTGCTGTTTTCGGTACTTCTGGGTGGACCTTTGATTCTGCTATGGATGAAGGTTCGCGACCGGCAACACTTGAGTGGTTTTTATAAACTGTTTGTTTTTGTCTTGATGCTGACCCTGATGGTGCAAACACTTTTGCAAATCCATTATGTCAATTCAGATGAGTCCCCGATGATCCAAGTTGGTGCGGTGCTGGTGTCCTTGTTCATGGTGGTGGTCTACGGATTGGTCATTCCCAGCTTATGGCCCGTCGAGGAATTTTTGCGGTTTGTGCAGCGTTGGGCCGGAGCTTTGGTGATCATCTCTCTTTTACTTCTTCCCGTTGCCGGAGGAGTGGTGTTTAAAGGGGGGCGATTCATTGGCGTCTTCAAGCACATTCCTCACATGGTGACCTGTGCCACTGTCGCTTATATTTTTTCATTGGGAACAATCTTAACTGATTGGAAACTGAAACATAAGATTTGGGATGTGGTGGTTTTGGTTGCAAGCTTCCTTGCCATCATTCTTACGGGAACGCGTTCTTCTGCGGGGGCTGCTGTAATCGCATTTGTGTTAACGATGATTCTGCATCAAACCCAAACCAACAAGGGGCGCATCTTTAAGTTTGCGACTATTTGCTTTATCGTCACTTTCACAACTTTTTTTGGTATGCAAACTTATGACTTCGCACATGGCATTGCCACTGGCGAAAACTCTTTGGGTTCACGTCAAGCGCAGGATGGTATTGCATCGCGGATGGAGGAAGTTCAGCGCGGCACCGAAATTTTCCTGGAGCATCCTTGGCTTGGGCATGGATTGATGTCCAAGTTTGCAGCCGGTAATGAAGTCGATGTTTCGAACTACAATGCGATGAAAGATCCTCACAATATCTTTGTGTCCGCCGGGGTTGTGGGGGGCTGGCCTTTGCTTATTTTAGCGGGTGTGGCCTTAATATTTATGCTTTTGGGCTCACTTAAGGCTCTCAAGTCCTTTGATATTGCCAAGAGGGCTATTGCTATCTATTTGCTTTCCCATATTCCTATCCTCGTGATCTATCACATCCATCTGTCTATTGGCGGGATGGCAGATCGAATGTATTGGTTGGTCTTTGGAATCCTAGCGGCCTCTGTGACAATTCCGCGCCCTGCGCAGTACTAA
- a CDS encoding GNAT family N-acetyltransferase gives MVEIKEKDFESFFRTPFEVYPKDFPFVSQLKSDLKRFLSMENPLFRTEKDFSYFTAFKDGKLAGRILTHIHHASNEKYNWNRSYYGFFDCIDDVEVARALLEKAEAFGKSHGCNEVIGNFNMTAMQMIGVVKKIHKNYHYTDQVFAPVYISNLLEKCGYQETFPMVTHEVNVEAFNPETLLGPKQKEIMNNPAYTFEKLKGDNLDHVMEAMRQCLNHGFSENPMFVPLTKEEIYFQAKDMMMIIDKETSVIANYEGKPVGVLICIPNLNPFLKGIKSKFGITTPWHFLLHKLRRESATIIFYSVYKEFQSRGLNGVMLYDIMSALKRRGYKRFGGTWISLDNHASLRQADKLNAEVMHELCLYRKSLV, from the coding sequence ATGGTTGAAATCAAAGAGAAAGACTTCGAAAGTTTCTTTAGAACTCCCTTCGAAGTGTATCCCAAGGACTTTCCTTTTGTCTCTCAGTTGAAATCAGATCTGAAACGCTTTTTAAGCATGGAGAATCCTTTATTTAGAACAGAAAAGGATTTTTCCTATTTCACTGCGTTCAAAGACGGCAAGCTGGCAGGCAGAATCCTGACTCATATTCATCATGCTTCCAATGAAAAGTATAATTGGAATAGATCCTATTATGGCTTTTTTGACTGCATTGATGATGTGGAAGTGGCTCGTGCCTTGTTGGAAAAAGCCGAAGCTTTTGGTAAAAGCCATGGCTGCAATGAAGTGATTGGTAACTTCAATATGACAGCGATGCAGATGATTGGCGTCGTTAAGAAAATTCATAAAAACTATCACTATACGGATCAGGTCTTCGCGCCGGTTTATATCTCGAACTTATTGGAAAAGTGCGGCTATCAAGAAACCTTCCCCATGGTGACTCATGAGGTGAATGTTGAGGCCTTCAATCCTGAAACTTTGCTGGGACCAAAACAAAAAGAGATCATGAACAATCCGGCCTACACGTTTGAGAAACTCAAGGGTGATAATCTGGATCACGTGATGGAAGCGATGAGACAATGTTTGAATCATGGCTTCTCTGAGAATCCCATGTTTGTACCTTTGACGAAGGAAGAGATTTACTTCCAAGCCAAGGACATGATGATGATCATCGATAAAGAAACGTCTGTGATCGCAAATTATGAAGGGAAACCGGTTGGGGTTTTGATTTGTATTCCGAACTTGAATCCCTTCTTGAAGGGAATCAAATCCAAGTTCGGCATCACGACTCCGTGGCATTTCTTATTGCATAAATTACGTCGCGAATCGGCGACGATCATTTTCTATTCTGTGTATAAGGAATTTCAATCTCGCGGTCTGAACGGCGTGATGTTGTACGATATTATGTCGGCCCTGAAACGCAGGGGTTATAAGCGCTTTGGCGGTACTTGGATTTCATTGGATAATCACGCCTCTCTTCGCCAGGCAGACAAGTTGAATGCGGAAGTCATGCATGAGTTGTGTTTATACAGAAAGTCCTTGGTATGA
- a CDS encoding SLBB domain-containing protein, whose product MNLQKSMCLVTAFIFSLSSIGYARAEETGLLNDIKPPQQASEYIFRSSQKESLITVQLMGAVNKPGIYYVPQNTDLLKLITLAGGSTTAGDVSEVLVRKQEPKSWDEVKSKAINEYQGAYEVNAEKIIKYGGARQLKLAQDDFVYVPQKSTWVSGEATKTITVVSLVAGIVLTGLLIQKNSDHK is encoded by the coding sequence ATGAATTTGCAGAAAAGCATGTGCCTTGTGACCGCGTTTATTTTTTCTTTGAGTTCCATCGGGTATGCCCGTGCTGAAGAAACGGGATTGTTAAACGACATCAAGCCTCCGCAGCAGGCATCGGAATATATTTTCCGTTCCTCACAAAAGGAGTCCTTGATCACCGTTCAGCTGATGGGTGCCGTGAATAAGCCTGGGATCTATTATGTCCCTCAGAACACGGACTTGTTGAAGTTGATCACTCTTGCCGGTGGATCAACTACAGCGGGTGACGTCAGTGAGGTTTTGGTTCGTAAGCAGGAGCCAAAGTCTTGGGATGAGGTGAAGTCGAAGGCGATCAATGAATACCAAGGCGCTTATGAGGTGAATGCTGAAAAGATCATCAAGTATGGCGGAGCTCGGCAACTCAAGCTGGCGCAAGATGATTTTGTGTATGTTCCACAGAAATCAACTTGGGTTTCCGGCGAAGCGACCAAGACGATCACGGTTGTTTCCTTAGTTGCCGGTATTGTCCTGACGGGACTGCTGATTCAAAAAAATTCGGATCATAAGTAA
- a CDS encoding ABC transporter permease, which yields MQQRLISLAFRNVRVNWRHSLSALLSVVAAFYSIVFFEGYIRDVADLYYDGYHSRNMFGDFVVENAKAQTPEGRAEPFMFAVTSPEQKALKDFANKHSDIVDASARFLNLQGMVTNGKTSVIFFGKSMDIEEGKKMRQPDWVWNALYGKPLHMVANPNSLLVGQILGRSLSCHTKPTQIMSPDKGYIAEERPFDCDSPQVQLSVTTESGQLNAMDFDVAGFVDGGYQEIDNRYIMMPLPAAQQLMNTDKVSYVTFLMKDQKYGSQFIKLFNEEIGSTFKDLRLTRWQDHPVGELYRKSIDLLSVFRNFVVIIIISITTLSVANTKIKSIKERTKEIGTLRSLGFSPGSIRSIFMWESFFLSAFGVFIGAVAALVTSFMVNHAGIYYKAGLLSMPVPFHIKAELSVYLIAAAALISIGVVVTAVVCRGTLRKKIVENLGHV from the coding sequence ATGCAGCAGCGACTGATTTCCTTAGCATTCAGGAACGTTCGGGTGAATTGGCGCCACTCTTTGTCGGCGTTGCTTTCGGTCGTTGCGGCTTTCTATTCAATCGTCTTTTTTGAAGGCTATATTCGCGATGTCGCGGATCTGTATTACGACGGTTATCATTCGCGAAATATGTTCGGGGACTTTGTCGTGGAAAACGCCAAGGCGCAGACTCCGGAAGGCCGGGCTGAACCCTTTATGTTTGCGGTGACCAGCCCTGAGCAAAAAGCTCTTAAAGATTTTGCAAACAAGCACTCTGATATCGTCGATGCTTCAGCTCGTTTTTTAAATCTTCAGGGCATGGTGACCAACGGGAAAACCTCTGTGATTTTCTTCGGTAAGTCTATGGACATCGAAGAAGGAAAAAAGATGCGCCAGCCTGATTGGGTTTGGAATGCACTCTATGGCAAGCCACTGCATATGGTTGCAAATCCGAATTCATTACTTGTGGGGCAAATTTTGGGACGCTCGTTAAGCTGTCACACCAAGCCCACACAAATTATGAGCCCTGATAAGGGCTATATCGCGGAAGAGCGTCCTTTTGATTGTGACTCTCCTCAAGTGCAGCTCAGTGTGACGACGGAATCAGGACAGCTCAATGCCATGGATTTTGATGTCGCAGGTTTTGTCGATGGTGGTTATCAGGAAATCGACAACCGCTATATCATGATGCCATTGCCGGCGGCGCAACAGCTTATGAACACCGACAAAGTGTCCTATGTCACCTTCTTGATGAAAGATCAAAAGTACGGTTCGCAATTTATTAAGTTGTTCAATGAAGAGATCGGATCCACATTCAAAGACTTGCGTTTGACTCGCTGGCAAGATCATCCCGTGGGGGAGTTGTACCGAAAGTCGATTGATTTGCTTTCTGTATTTAGAAATTTTGTCGTGATCATCATTATTTCGATTACGACTTTGTCTGTGGCAAATACCAAGATTAAATCTATCAAGGAAAGAACGAAAGAGATCGGCACGTTGCGCAGCCTTGGTTTCTCACCCGGTTCGATTCGCAGCATCTTCATGTGGGAATCTTTTTTCTTGTCAGCCTTTGGGGTGTTCATTGGCGCGGTGGCGGCTTTGGTCACAAGCTTTATGGTCAATCATGCAGGTATCTATTATAAAGCGGGCCTTCTTTCGATGCCGGTTCCTTTTCATATTAAGGCGGAGTTGTCAGTTTATCTCATTGCAGCCGCTGCTTTGATTTCGATTGGTGTTGTCGTCACAGCGGTCGTTTGCCGAGGCACTTTGCGCAAAAAGATCGTGGAGAATCTGGGGCATGTTTAA
- a CDS encoding outer membrane lipoprotein-sorting protein, with translation MKTLFFAVLMAASLSGTKMAYADMASDLLKASDGARGGVAGGLTWKTKIETTEDGESSEREFIIKAKDHDALVEATSPARTKGEIYLFNDRNMWFFKPSLKKPVSISPRQKLSGQAANGDIASTHYARDYTATLEKTETRGADKIYVLMLKAKSPNLTYDQIRYYINGKTKLAEKAEFLTLQGQVFKVGEMEYNNFITIGGKKSPFVSKMSIVDAKFKENKSVINYEEPKTENHAAALFNINNLSR, from the coding sequence ATGAAAACACTTTTCTTCGCTGTTCTTATGGCAGCAAGTCTTTCTGGCACTAAAATGGCTTACGCCGATATGGCCTCTGATCTTTTAAAAGCCTCAGACGGAGCACGCGGTGGCGTTGCCGGTGGTTTGACTTGGAAAACGAAGATTGAGACGACAGAAGATGGGGAATCTTCAGAGCGTGAGTTTATCATTAAAGCAAAGGATCACGATGCTTTGGTCGAAGCAACCAGCCCAGCTCGCACGAAGGGTGAAATCTATCTGTTCAACGATCGCAACATGTGGTTTTTCAAGCCAAGTCTTAAAAAGCCAGTGTCGATTTCTCCTCGTCAAAAATTGAGCGGCCAAGCGGCTAACGGGGATATCGCGAGTACTCACTATGCTCGTGATTACACAGCGACCTTGGAAAAAACTGAGACTCGCGGCGCGGATAAAATCTATGTCCTGATGTTAAAAGCAAAGTCTCCGAATCTGACTTACGATCAGATTCGTTACTATATTAATGGAAAAACCAAACTTGCAGAAAAAGCTGAATTTCTGACTTTGCAAGGTCAGGTCTTTAAAGTGGGCGAGATGGAGTACAATAACTTCATCACTATCGGCGGTAAGAAATCTCCGTTCGTAAGTAAAATGAGCATCGTGGATGCGAAATTCAAAGAAAATAAAAGTGTCATCAATTACGAAGAGCCAAAGACTGAAAATCACGCGGCGGCTTTGTTCAATATCAATAATTTGAGCCGTTAG